In Streptomyces sp. NBC_01381, the sequence CGAGTCCATCGCGGCGTCCGCGGTGGCTCCGGTGTCGTTGTGCGTGGCGTGGGCGGTGCCCTGTACGCCGGCGTTCGCCAGGATCCGCTGGGCCTCGGCGGGGCTGAGGGTCGCCGCGCCCGCACCGCACACGAGCCGCGCGGCCCGCTCCATCAGGGAGGCGTCGGCGGACTGCGGCACGGCGCCGCCGTGCTGGCCGACGGCGAACAGCGTGTGCAGGCCCACCTGGCCCGCGGCGAGCGCGGCGGCGATGCCGGGCAGCGAACGCTCACGCCCGGCCAGCGGCGCCGCGACGGCGAGAACGGCGAGGAAGCCCGCCCCGAGCGTCCACAGCGGGACGCTCGCGCAGGAAGCGAGCACATGGCCCCCGGCGGACAGCACGACGCAGAGCACGGCGAACACCGCGGCTCTCAGCAGCCGTACGTCGAATCCGGCGCGCGCTTCGCGCTGGTGGGGGGCAGTCATGGCCGGGCCATCATCGCACTGGGCCCACCGGCCGCACACGGCAGGTCCACAAGATCCCGGGGATGCCGTTCGGCACCGTTCGGTTCCGATGAATGGTCATGAGGGGGGAAATGCGTACCTTTGGGTGACCCGGCTACACCGTTGCGCGCGGTCCGCGCGTCGGCCGTATGGGCGGCATCACTTCAACTAAGCGCTTATTGACGGGCGCTTGCGGCAATACGTATCGGTATGTCGAGCCGCGGCCAGGAGGCTGGAGCATGAGCATGTGGTGGTCTCTCCATTTGCGGCGCGAAGCTGCGAGCGTCCCGCTGGCCCGTCGACTGCTGATCGGCACGATGGAGACCGCGGGGGTGGATCCGGACGTCTCCTACGACCTGTCGGTGGCTCTCAGCGAGGCCTGTGCCAACGCGGTGGAGCACGGCGGGGCGCCGGCCCCCGGGGGGCAGGCCGGGGCGTACCGGGTCACGGCGTATCTGGACGGCGAGAAGTGCCGTATCGAAGTGGCCGATTCCGGCCCGGGGTTCGTCCCCGTCACGCTGCCCGCCTCCGAGACGGCCGAGCACGGCCGGGGGCTGTGCCTCATCCAGGAGCTGGCCGATCATGTGCACTTCGGCAACAAGCCGGGCAGGGGCGGCGCGGTGATCAGCTTCGACAAGATCCTCAAATGGCGCGAGGACACGCCACTGGTCACCGCCTGACGCGGTCTGCTGCGGTCTGCTTCAGTCGGGCGGCAGCGCCCTGCACAGCGCCTCAAGTGCCGCGCCGTACGCGTGCTCCGGAGGCGTCGAGTAGCCGACCACCAGCCCGTCCGGAGCGGGCATCGTGGCGTCCGGGTGGCGGAAATCGGCGAGGCCGTCCAGCGCGAGGCCCTGCCAGGCGGCCGCCTTGGCCGTGGACTGTTCGGTGCCCGGCGGCAGCTGCAGGACGGCGTGCAGGCCCGCGGCGACGCCGGTCGGGCTGATGTGCGGGGCATGCGCGGCCAGGGCGTCGACGAGCTGGTCGCGGCGCCGCCGGTAGCGCTGACGCATCCGGCGGATGTGGCGGTCGTAGTGGCCCGACTCGATGAGGTCGGCGAGGGTCAGCTGGTCGATCACACTGGCCCACGCCTCCCGTTCCCCCTTGGCCGCGAGTACGTCGTCGATGAGGTGTTCGGGCAGTACCAGCCACCCCAGACGCACCCCTGGAGAGAGGCTCTTGCTGACCGAGCCCATGTAGATGACGTGTTCGGAATCCAAACCCTGTACGGCGCCCACCGGCTCCCGGTCGTAGCGGAACTCGCCGTCGTAGTCGTCCTCCAGGACGAGGCCGTCCTGGGTGCGCGCCCAGTCGATGACCGCCGTGCGCCGGGTCGGGTGCAGCGGGCCGCCGGTGGGGAACTGGTGAGCGGGCGTGAGCAGCACTCCGCGGACGCGCTGTCCCTCGGTCAGTTCGTCGATCCGGGCGCCCTGTTCGTCGAGGCCGAGCGGGACCGTGCGGACGCCCGCTGTCTCCAGGATCGAGCGGTGGAAGCCGAGGCCGTACGACTCCACGGCCAGCCGCCCTCGCAGCACGCCGCCTCTTCCGGCGCCGAACAGCAGCCGCAGGCCATGCGCGAACCCGGAGCACACCACGATCCGCTCCGGATCGGTGCGCACCCCACGCGCGCGCCCCAGATACTCGGCGAGCGCCCGGCGCAGCTCCACGCGCCCCTGCGGGTCACCGGGCCCGAAGGCCTCGTTCGGCGCCGAGTTGAGGGCACGCCGGGCCGCGGCGAGCCACGCGGCGCGCGGGAAGGACGCGGCGTCCGGCTGGCCCTGGCGCAGGTTGTACGTCGGCATGGCGGGCCGCGCGGGCGCCCGCTTGGGGACGCGGGCCCGCTGGGGCGGCGCCGCGCGGTCGGCCACCTGCGTACCGGAACCCTGCCGCGCGGTCAGCCAGCCCTCGGCGACGAGCTCGGCGTAGGCGTCGGCGACGGTGTTGCGGGCGATGCCCAGATCGGCGGCGAGGGAGCGGTAGGGCGGGAGCCGCGTCCCCGGAGCGAGCCGTCCCTCGCGCACGGCGTCCCGCAGGGCGCGGATGAGGACGGCGCGGCGGCCCCCTGACCCGGAGAGCTCCAGGTGCAGATCACTGCCGAGACGCTCCGCCAAATTGACCCATGGTTCTGGCACAGGAATGCACCCTACCCAAGGTCTATCCGCCCCGTAGATTCATGGTCATGACGAACAACGAGAACGCCGCGCAGACCCTGACCCGCATCAACTTCGCCAAGGCCGCCCCGAAGGCTTTCAAGGCCCTCATCGGGTTCGACGCCGCTGCGCGCGACGGTCTCGACCCGGCCCTGGTCGAGCTGATCCAGATCCGCGCCTCGCTCCTGAACGGCTGCGCGTACTGCCTCCACATGCACACCTCCGACGCCCGCAAGGCGGGCGAGGACGAGGCCCGCCTGCACATGGTCGGCGTATGGCGCGAGGCCCGGAACTTCTTCACGGAGAAGGAGCAGGCGGCGCTCGCCCTCACCGAGTCCGTCACGCTCGTCGACCGGGGCGGTGTCCCGGACGACGTCTACACCCGCGCGGCCGAGCACTTCGACGAGGAGGAGTTGGCCCGCGTCCTGGCGCTGATCTTCACGATCAACACCTGGAACCGCATCGCCCTGAGCACCGCCAAGGTCGCGGGCGAGGACGAGCGCTGACCCCCTCCCCCTGGGGGCAACGCGAAAGGGCCGGGCATCCCGCAGGATGCCCGGCCCCTTCTTAAGAAGATGCTCGGTTTGAGAAGCGGACCCTCAGCCCTTGAGCTCAGCCATCCACGCCTCGACGTCGTCGGCACGCCGCGGCAGCGCCGCGGACAGGTTCTTGTTGCCGTCCGCCGTCACGAGAATGTCGTCCTCGATCCGCACGCCGATGCCGCGGTACTCCTCCGGCACCGTCAGGTCGTCCGCCTGGAAGTACAGGCCGGGCTCGACGGTCAGGCACATGCCGGGCTCCAGGACGCCGTCCGCGTACGTCTCACGCCGCGCGACCGCGCAGTCGTGGACGTCCATGCCGAGCATGTGACCGGTGCCGTGCAGCGTCCAGCGACGCTGCAGGCCCAGCTCCAGGACCCGCTCGACCGGACCCTCCACCAGGCCCCACTCGACGAGCTTCTCGGCGAGCACGCGCTGCGCGGCGTCGTGGAAGTCGCGGTACTTGCCACCGGGCTTGACCGCCGCGATGCCGGCCTCCTGGGCCTCGTACACGGCGTCGTAGATCTTCCGCTGCAGCTCGTTGAAGCGGCCGTTGATCGGCAGCGTGCGCGTCACGTCGGCCGTGTAGTACGTGTGCGTCTCCACGCCCGCGTCGAGCAGCAGCAGCTCTCCGGAGCGCACCGCGCCGTCGTTGCGCACCCAGTGCAGCGTGGTGGCGTGCGGGCCCGCGGCGCAGATCGAGCCGTAGCCGATGTCGTTGCCGTCGACGCGGGCGCGCAGGAAGAACGTGCCCTCGATGTAGCGCTCGCTGGTCGCCTCGGCCTTGTCCAGGACGCGGACGACGTCCTCGAAGCCGCGGGCCGTCGCGTCGCACGCCTTCTGCAGCTCGCCGACCTCGAACTCGTCCTTGACCAGACGGGCCTCGGAGAGGAAGACGCGCAGCTCCTCGTCGCGCTCGGCGGTGACCTTGTCGGTCAGCGCGGCCTCGATGCCGGCGTCGTAGCCGCGGACGACCCGGACGGAACCGGTCGCCTCGCGCAGCGCCCCGGCGAGCTCACGCACGTCGGACGCCGGGATGCCGTACAGCGTCTCGGCCTCGGTGAGGGAGTGCCGGCGGCCGACCCACAGCTCGCCCTGGCCGTCCAGCCAGAACTCGCCGTTCTCACGGTTGGAGCGCGGCAGCAGGTAGATGGTGGCCTCGTGGCCGCTGGTCCCGTCCGCGAAGTCGGTGGGCTCCAGGACGAGGACGCCGTCCTCGGTCTGGTTGCCGGTGAGGTACGCGTATTCGACGGACGCGCGGAAGGCGTACTCCGTGTCGTTCGAACGGGTCTTCAAATTGCCCGCGGGGACGACGAGCCGCTCGCCCGGGAAGCGCGCGGAGAGTGCGGCGCGGCGGGCCGCGGTGTGTGCGGCCTGGGCGATCGGCTGCAGATCGTGCAGCTCTGTGTCGGCCCAGCCGGACTTCATGTTCTCGGCGAGCTCGTCGGAGACGCCCGGGTACAGACCGTTCTTGCGCTGCTTGATCGGCTCTTCTTCGGACTCGATCTCCAGGGTTTCCGGGGTCTCCGGGTACTCCGGAATGAGCTCCTCCGACACGATCTGCCTCCTATGTACGACACTGGGCCCCCTCCATCGTACGGGCGTACGGAAGGGGGCCCAGGGCCGGAAGGCCTGTTACATGCCGTATTGCGGGGGTCACTGTGACCCCGGTCCGGGCGTCACTCGAACCGGGCCGCCAGGAGGACCACGTCTTCGTCGCTCTCGATGGCGTCGAGCCCGTCCGGCAGGACGGTCCGCAGCACATGGTCGACGAGCGCGTCCGGGTCGGCGCGGACGGATCTCGGCACGCTCGCGGCGGCCGAGTGCAGCCGCGCGAAGGCCCGGTCCATCGGGTCCCCGGTGCGGTGCAACAGCCCATCCGTATAAAGAAGCACCGTTTCTCCGCGCTCCGGCTGGATCTCCACGCTCGGCGCCTCCCAGCACGCGAGCATCCCGAGTGGCGCCGAGAGCGAGGTCTCCACGAACTCCGTGCGCCGCTCGCCGATCACGAGCGGCGGGCTGTGCCCGGCCCCGGCCAGGACGATCTTGCGCAGGGCCGGCTCGCAGAACGCGAAGAGGGCCGTCGCCGACCGGGCGGGTTCGGTGAGACGCAGCAGCAGCTCCAGATCGGACAGTACGGCGACGGGGTCCTCGCCCTCCATCACGGCGTACGCCCGCAAGGAAGCCCGCAGCCGCCCCATCGCGGCGACGGCGCTTGGCCCGGACCCGGTGACGGACCCGACCGCGAGGCCGAGCGCGGCGTCGGGCAGCGGCAGCGCGTCGAACCAGTCGCCGCCTCCGCGCGCGCTGGTGCGGTGCCGGGCGGCGAGCTGCACCCCGGCGACCCGCGGCAGTCGCGAGGGAAGCAGCTCCTCGCGCAGCGTGGCCTCCGTGGTGCGGGCCCGGTCCAGCTCGATCAGCCGCGCCAGGTGCTCGGCGGCGTGCCGGGTGTAGAGGCCGATGAGGTGGCGCTGGCGCTCGACGGGCGCCGCGGGCTCGTCGTACAGCCAGACCGCGGCGCCGACCCGGCCCGCGGCCTCGGTGGTCAGCGGCAGCGCGTAGCTGGCGGCGTAGCCGAGCCGGGTGGCGACCTCGCGGTGCCGGGGGTCGAGGCCGTCGTCGGCGAGCAGGTCGGCGTCGACGATCTCGGTCTGGGTGCCGGGCGGCGCGGGCGGGGCGTCGAGCAGCCGCCCGAAGGGGGTGGCGCCGCGGGGCACCGTCTCGATGTGGCCGAGGTCGGCGCGGGCCAGGCCGAGGCCGACCGTGGTGTCGGGGCCGAGGCCGTCGGAGGGCTCCAGGACGACGAGGCCGCGGCGGGCGCCGACCAGGGCCGCGCCGGCCCGCAGGAGCTCCTGCAGGGCCTCGTCGAGGGTGGCCGTGCGGCCCAGGCGTTCGGTGAGTTCGTGCAGTGTCGTCAGATCGGAGACCCAGCCCGCGAGCCGGTCCTGGATCATGACGGTCGGTGCGGCCGAGGCGCTTTGGGCGTGCGGGACAGGCGCGACAGTGTGGGCTGGTGGCGGAACAGTTGAATCGATTCCGGCCACTTTCGGGAGGTGCGGAGCGTTCATGGCTGACGGCTTTCCGGCCGGTGCGTATTGCTCAATAGCATCGCAAACCCCCATGTCATTCTGCGCCGCTAGCAATGTTCTCCACATCTACACGCACTGGAGAGGGGATGTCCAGCATTGTCCAGCTGGGATTCCTGGTGTCCGTGGGAATTCTGTGGCGTTCTGGCGATCTTGGTAACTTGGCTCAAAAGTGCCTGAGGCGACGGCATATTGCGGTCGACTGACATTGTTCAGCAAGGGGTACCTCCCAGCCCTCAGGCACGGGAGGCGCGTCACAGCGGCCGTGTTGGGTACGTACTCGGTGATGACCAGGGGCAGTTGAGATCCGCCCGGAACCTGGCGACGGACCCGGGCGTCTTAACTCACGACGACCGTGCCCCATCCTCCCGTGGGGGAGGCGGCGAGTAATACGCGGGACAGCAATCGCCAGGCACCGCCACCCCACGCCACGTTAACGCTCGGCCCATAGGGGTTCCCCATGCCGCAGGCTGGGGTGTGATGCGCCAGTTGTACGCACAGCGAAGTGATCCACACATGGTGTGATGTGGCCCGCCGTGTTCCTCGGCGTGTAAACGGAAAGGAACGAGCGCTCATGCGCGAGATCCTCGGAAGGCGACGCAGGCTCCTGTCCAGGCTCATTGGGCTCACCGGGCTCACCGGGCTCACCGGGTTCACCGGCAGGAAGCGTGACCAGAGTCCCGGTCTGATCGGCGCGGCCCTGACCTTCGCGACGGCATGGAAATGGCCGGTGCTGCCAGGTGTCGGTCTCGACCGGCAGGACGGCACCCGCTGCGCCTGCCCCGACCCCGACTGCACGGTGCCAGGAGCGCATCCCCTCGACCCCGGCCTGCTGGCCGCGACCACCGACGCGCGCATGGTGCGCTGGTGGTGGACGAACCGCCCGGCCGCGCCCATCGTGCTCGCCACCGGCGCCGGCGCCCCGTGTGCCGTCAGCCTTCCTGCGCTCGCGGGCGCACGCGCCCTGGCCGCGCTCGACGAGGCGGGCATCAGGCTCGGCCCGGTCGTGGCGACCCCGGCCCGGCTCTTCCTGCTCGTCGCGCCCTACTCCATGGAGCAGTTGGGCGAGCTGCTGTACGCCAAGGACTGGGTGCCCGGCTCTCTGCGCTTCCACGGAGAGGGCGGATATCTCGCGCTGCCGCCCTCCGAGACGGGACAGGGGCCGGTGCGCTGGGAGCGGGCTCCGCTGCCCGGCTCCGCGGCGCCGTGGGTGCCCGATGTCGAGGCCGTGGTGGACGCTGTGGTGGATGCGCTCACTCGTACGGGTGTGAGCGCGCCCGAGTTGTAGGGGAAATGGGCGCGCGGCGAGCCGTGCGCCCATCAATCGTCGTTAATGTCAGGGCCCATGAACCCCCGCCTGATCGCGCTCATGGGCGTAGTGGCCATCACGGTTCTCCTGCCGTTCGCCGGCGCGTCCGCGGGGCCCGTGGGCGACGACGACGCCGGCGCCGGGCAAGCGGAGCGGCCGACGGATCCGGCGCCGAGTCCTGACGCGAAACAGCCCTCCAAGGAGCGGCCGTCTTCGAACCGGTCCGCTCCGGAGAGGCCGAATTCGAACCAGTCCGCCACGGAGGAGCCGTCGCTCCTCTCGGGGCTCGGACTCAGCAACACCGCCCGGTGCGGCCCCGAGCTCACCTCTCCGGAGGGCATCGAGGCCCAGACCTGCGTCCTGACCCAGGGGAGCGACACCTGGGCGCGCACGTACTACCGCAACGCGACTGGTGATGAGCTCAGCGCCGTACTGACCGTTATGGCCCCGGGCGGGCGCACCGTGCAGATGCATTGCGCGGTGAGCGCGGAGGACGAGCCAGGCGCGTGCGAGACGCCACGGGAGCGCACTGCGGGGAATGCAGCGGCGTATTCGGCGGTGGTGGAGTTCGCTGACGGGAGTGGCGGGCCGTTGCTCCTGCGCTCGGGGAGCAACTCGGCGCGGCCGAAGGCCAGTTGATACCGCAGGTCAGACCCGATGCGGGGCCGGACATGGAAGCGCCCGGTTGCTGGCGACGGGGGATGCACCAGCAACCGGGCTACCTGAACGGTAACAAGAGATCTGCTCTTGGCAAATTCGATCTCGGTTATCCGGACAGGGATTTACCTGCGACGACGGGGAGTTGTGACAGGAGTCACCCATTCCCCTCCGGCTGACTGGTGGGTCAGCTCAAGGTCACCTGGCGGTTGGTGAGACCCCCGCGAGCCCTGCGCTCCTCCGGGGTCAGCGGGGCGTCCGTGGCGAGCGCCGCGGCCAGCCGCTCGGCGAACTCGGCGGCGGGCTTCTCGATGTCGTCCGCGCCCATCCCGGTCGGCAGATCCCACACCGGCACGGTCAGACCGTGCGCCCGGAAGGAGCCGACGAGACGGGTTCCCTCACCGAGGCTCGACGTGCCGGCCGCGTGCAGCCGGGCGAGCGCGTCCAGGAGCTGCTCCTCGGGGTGCGGCATGACCCAGCGCAGGTGGTTCTTCTCCGGGGTCTCGCACCAGTAGGCGGATTCCACGCCGGAGAGCTTCACGGTGGGGATGGCGGCGGCGTTCGCCCGCTCCAGGGACGCGGAGACTTCCGTGGAGGCGTTCTCCGAATCCGGCACCCAGAATTCGAAGCCCTCGTGCACGACCGGCTCGAAGGCGCCAGCGGGGTCGAGGATGTCCTGCAGGCGCGGTCCGTCCGCGGGCGCGCGGCGGGACTGCACCGGCGAGCCCGGCGCGGCGGCGAGCGCCCGCTGGAGGGTGTCGGCGAGGTCGCGGCTGATGTCGCCGGACGCCGTGTCGTTCTGCAGGCCGAGCAGGACCGAGCCGTCGTCGCGGCGCAGGGCGGGCCAGGCCATCGGCAGGACCGTCGCCAGCGAGACGGAGGGCACCCCGTCGGGCAGCCCGTCCTTGAGCGGCAGTTCGACGGTCGCCGCGGGGACGAGCTCGCGCAGCGCCACCCAGTCGCCCTCACCGGCCAGGC encodes:
- a CDS encoding ATP-binding protein, giving the protein MSMWWSLHLRREAASVPLARRLLIGTMETAGVDPDVSYDLSVALSEACANAVEHGGAPAPGGQAGAYRVTAYLDGEKCRIEVADSGPGFVPVTLPASETAEHGRGLCLIQELADHVHFGNKPGRGGAVISFDKILKWREDTPLVTA
- a CDS encoding PLP-dependent aminotransferase family protein yields the protein MPEPWVNLAERLGSDLHLELSGSGGRRAVLIRALRDAVREGRLAPGTRLPPYRSLAADLGIARNTVADAYAELVAEGWLTARQGSGTQVADRAAPPQRARVPKRAPARPAMPTYNLRQGQPDAASFPRAAWLAAARRALNSAPNEAFGPGDPQGRVELRRALAEYLGRARGVRTDPERIVVCSGFAHGLRLLFGAGRGGVLRGRLAVESYGLGFHRSILETAGVRTVPLGLDEQGARIDELTEGQRVRGVLLTPAHQFPTGGPLHPTRRTAVIDWARTQDGLVLEDDYDGEFRYDREPVGAVQGLDSEHVIYMGSVSKSLSPGVRLGWLVLPEHLIDDVLAAKGEREAWASVIDQLTLADLIESGHYDRHIRRMRQRYRRRRDQLVDALAAHAPHISPTGVAAGLHAVLQLPPGTEQSTAKAAAWQGLALDGLADFRHPDATMPAPDGLVVGYSTPPEHAYGAALEALCRALPPD
- a CDS encoding carboxymuconolactone decarboxylase family protein is translated as MTNNENAAQTLTRINFAKAAPKAFKALIGFDAAARDGLDPALVELIQIRASLLNGCAYCLHMHTSDARKAGEDEARLHMVGVWREARNFFTEKEQAALALTESVTLVDRGGVPDDVYTRAAEHFDEEELARVLALIFTINTWNRIALSTAKVAGEDER
- a CDS encoding aminopeptidase P family protein, with product MSEELIPEYPETPETLEIESEEEPIKQRKNGLYPGVSDELAENMKSGWADTELHDLQPIAQAAHTAARRAALSARFPGERLVVPAGNLKTRSNDTEYAFRASVEYAYLTGNQTEDGVLVLEPTDFADGTSGHEATIYLLPRSNRENGEFWLDGQGELWVGRRHSLTEAETLYGIPASDVRELAGALREATGSVRVVRGYDAGIEAALTDKVTAERDEELRVFLSEARLVKDEFEVGELQKACDATARGFEDVVRVLDKAEATSERYIEGTFFLRARVDGNDIGYGSICAAGPHATTLHWVRNDGAVRSGELLLLDAGVETHTYYTADVTRTLPINGRFNELQRKIYDAVYEAQEAGIAAVKPGGKYRDFHDAAQRVLAEKLVEWGLVEGPVERVLELGLQRRWTLHGTGHMLGMDVHDCAVARRETYADGVLEPGMCLTVEPGLYFQADDLTVPEEYRGIGVRIEDDILVTADGNKNLSAALPRRADDVEAWMAELKG
- a CDS encoding PP2C family protein-serine/threonine phosphatase, yielding MGVCDAIEQYAPAGKPSAMNAPHLPKVAGIDSTVPPPAHTVAPVPHAQSASAAPTVMIQDRLAGWVSDLTTLHELTERLGRTATLDEALQELLRAGAALVGARRGLVVLEPSDGLGPDTTVGLGLARADLGHIETVPRGATPFGRLLDAPPAPPGTQTEIVDADLLADDGLDPRHREVATRLGYAASYALPLTTEAAGRVGAAVWLYDEPAAPVERQRHLIGLYTRHAAEHLARLIELDRARTTEATLREELLPSRLPRVAGVQLAARHRTSARGGGDWFDALPLPDAALGLAVGSVTGSGPSAVAAMGRLRASLRAYAVMEGEDPVAVLSDLELLLRLTEPARSATALFAFCEPALRKIVLAGAGHSPPLVIGERRTEFVETSLSAPLGMLACWEAPSVEIQPERGETVLLYTDGLLHRTGDPMDRAFARLHSAAASVPRSVRADPDALVDHVLRTVLPDGLDAIESDEDVVLLAARFE
- a CDS encoding bifunctional DNA primase/polymerase; the protein is MREILGRRRRLLSRLIGLTGLTGLTGFTGRKRDQSPGLIGAALTFATAWKWPVLPGVGLDRQDGTRCACPDPDCTVPGAHPLDPGLLAATTDARMVRWWWTNRPAAPIVLATGAGAPCAVSLPALAGARALAALDEAGIRLGPVVATPARLFLLVAPYSMEQLGELLYAKDWVPGSLRFHGEGGYLALPPSETGQGPVRWERAPLPGSAAPWVPDVEAVVDAVVDALTRTGVSAPEL
- a CDS encoding DUF5926 family protein; protein product: MAKKRPQTKGKQQPQLKDGEVPVVGAREPCPCGSGRRYKACHGRAAAHAVTELVHRPFEGLAGEGDWVALRELVPAATVELPLKDGLPDGVPSVSLATVLPMAWPALRRDDGSVLLGLQNDTASGDISRDLADTLQRALAAAPGSPVQSRRAPADGPRLQDILDPAGAFEPVVHEGFEFWVPDSENASTEVSASLERANAAAIPTVKLSGVESAYWCETPEKNHLRWVMPHPEEQLLDALARLHAAGTSSLGEGTRLVGSFRAHGLTVPVWDLPTGMGADDIEKPAAEFAERLAAALATDAPLTPEERRARGGLTNRQVTLS